In one window of Ruminococcus albus AD2013 DNA:
- a CDS encoding GNAT family N-acetyltransferase yields MDTIRLISPDHDHAKDIWAFRSEILENDADSEDQFAGCMSLDTCSSVEEWIRICELRSNKATCGEVGSQVPSDTYLAVRQSDDRIVGIIDLRHHIDHPILGTWGGHCGYSVRPSERRKGYGKEMLRLNIQNARKLGIEKMLVTCNADNIASEKIILDNGGVFEKTIDVDGAQMKRYWITV; encoded by the coding sequence GTGGATACAATAAGACTTATTTCACCCGACCACGATCATGCCAAGGATATCTGGGCATTCAGGAGTGAGATACTGGAAAATGATGCAGACAGCGAAGATCAGTTTGCAGGCTGTATGTCATTGGATACTTGCAGTTCCGTCGAAGAATGGATACGCATCTGTGAACTTCGCAGTAACAAAGCAACGTGCGGCGAAGTCGGTTCACAGGTACCATCTGACACATATCTGGCGGTCAGGCAAAGTGACGATCGTATTGTTGGGATAATTGATCTGCGACACCACATAGACCACCCTATTCTCGGGACTTGGGGCGGGCACTGCGGATATTCCGTTCGTCCCTCGGAACGCAGAAAGGGCTACGGCAAGGAAATGCTACGCTTGAATATTCAGAACGCCAGAAAGCTCGGCATAGAAAAGATGCTTGTAACGTGCAACGCTGATAACATTGCCAGTGAGAAAATCATTCTTGATAACGGTGGGGTATTCGAGAAAACCATCGATGTCGATGGTGCTCAGATGAAGCGTTACTGGATCACGGTATAA
- a CDS encoding AAA family ATPase, whose product MRSIITISREFGSGGREIGKLLAKDLDIPFYDKELLEMASKDSGICEELFVKNDESYTNSFLFSLVMGSYPVSADGRINPDLPLNHKIFLAQFDTIRKLGDKGPCVIVGRCADYVLRDNPRVINFFLTGDLADKKARILGRYDIEKDKVEDFIKKTDKRRASYYNYYTDQKWGAAPNFDLCINTSKTGIQGAVQLMKEYIAIKENYKPD is encoded by the coding sequence ATGAGGTCTATCATAACTATAAGCCGTGAGTTTGGCAGCGGCGGCAGAGAGATCGGCAAGCTGCTTGCCAAAGATCTTGATATCCCGTTTTATGATAAAGAGCTTCTGGAAATGGCTTCCAAGGACAGCGGGATATGCGAAGAGCTTTTCGTCAAGAACGACGAGAGTTATACCAACAGCTTTCTGTTCTCCCTTGTTATGGGCAGTTATCCTGTATCTGCGGATGGCAGGATAAATCCCGACCTACCTCTGAACCACAAGATATTTCTTGCGCAGTTCGATACTATCAGGAAACTTGGCGATAAGGGTCCCTGCGTTATAGTCGGCAGATGTGCAGACTATGTTTTAAGGGATAACCCGAGGGTCATCAATTTCTTCCTAACGGGAGACCTGGCTGATAAAAAAGCGCGTATCCTTGGCAGATACGATATTGAAAAGGACAAGGTGGAGGACTTCATCAAGAAGACCGATAAACGCCGTGCTTCCTATTATAATTATTATACCGACCAGAAATGGGGCGCAGCTCCCAATTTCGACCTGTGCATCAATACGTCCAAGACGGGGATACAGGGTGCGGTACAGCTCATGAAGGAGTATATAGCTATCAAAGAGAACTATAAGCCCGATTGA
- the nuoE gene encoding NADH-quinone oxidoreductase subunit NuoE: MTEKTVIPFQGTPEQEAQLKEVIAKHHDQPGGLMPTLQEAQGIYGYLPIEVQKMIADGLGVSLSEVFGVATFYSQFSLTPKGKHRISVCLGTACYVKGSDKILEAVEAKLGIKSGECTADGMFSIDSCRCVGACGLAPVMLVDEDVYGKLKPEQVAKILDSYK; the protein is encoded by the coding sequence ATGACTGAGAAAACCGTTATTCCTTTTCAGGGTACTCCTGAGCAGGAGGCACAGCTTAAGGAAGTCATTGCTAAGCACCATGACCAGCCCGGTGGACTGATGCCTACATTGCAGGAGGCTCAGGGGATCTACGGCTATCTTCCTATCGAGGTCCAGAAGATGATCGCTGACGGACTGGGCGTTTCACTGTCGGAGGTATTCGGCGTTGCAACATTCTACAGCCAGTTCTCTCTTACCCCCAAGGGCAAGCACAGGATCAGCGTCTGTCTCGGTACTGCCTGCTATGTTAAGGGCTCCGATAAGATACTGGAGGCTGTTGAAGCAAAGCTGGGCATAAAGAGCGGTGAGTGTACTGCTGATGGTATGTTCTCCATCGATTCCTGCCGCTGCGTTGGCGCATGCGGTCTGGCTCCCGTAATGCTGGTAGACGAGGACGTTTACGGCAAGCTGAAACCCGAACAGGTCGCAAAGATCCTGGATAGCTACAAGTAA
- the nuoF gene encoding NADH-quinone oxidoreductase subunit NuoF, with translation MTIEELNKIKAAKADIVKVRTIIAEEGEKLAKETGYRKQVLVCGGTGCQSSHSMDVLKALKDELAAKGIADEVLVVRTGCFGLCSLGPIVIVYPEGAFYAQATPEGIKRIVDEHLVNGEICKDLLYQETVHEDGSIISLYETNFYRKQKRIALRNCGVIDPEDIEEYIATDGYQALYKALTSMTPDEVVKEVLDSGIRGRGGAGFPTGRKWMFTKDAPGDVKYVACNADEGDPGAFMDRSILEGDPHAVIEAMTIASYAVGAHQGYVYVRAEYPVAVNRLQIALDQAREYGLLGKDILGTGHDFDIEIRLGAGAFVCGEETALLTSIEGNRGEPRPRPPFPAVKGLFGKPTLLNNVETYANIAQIIRKGAAWYSAMGTEKSKGTKVFALGGKITNVGLVEIPMGTTLREIIEEIGGGIPDGKAFKAAQTGGPSGGCIPAQHIDTPIDYESLAALGSMMGSGGLIVMDEDNCMVDVSKFYLNFTVDESCGKCTPCRVGTRKLLQLLEKITDGKGEMEDLEKIQDLATHMKSSSLCALGQSAPNPVLSTLQYFGDEYLAHIKDKKCPAGVCKNLLQYEIIADKCKGCTLCARNCPANAITGTVKNPHVIDTTKCIKCGVCMNNCKFGAIIKK, from the coding sequence ATGACCATCGAAGAACTGAATAAGATCAAAGCCGCTAAGGCGGATATCGTTAAAGTCAGGACAATAATCGCTGAGGAAGGCGAGAAGCTCGCCAAGGAAACAGGCTACCGCAAGCAGGTACTCGTATGCGGCGGTACCGGCTGCCAGTCCTCACATTCTATGGACGTTCTGAAGGCTCTGAAAGATGAGCTGGCTGCAAAGGGCATCGCTGACGAAGTACTCGTTGTAAGAACAGGCTGCTTCGGTCTTTGCTCTCTCGGTCCTATCGTTATTGTATACCCCGAGGGTGCTTTCTATGCACAGGCTACTCCCGAGGGCATCAAGAGAATCGTTGACGAGCATCTCGTAAACGGCGAGATCTGCAAGGATCTGCTGTATCAGGAGACTGTTCACGAGGACGGTTCCATCATTTCTCTGTATGAGACAAACTTCTACAGAAAGCAGAAGAGAATAGCTCTGAGAAACTGCGGCGTTATCGACCCCGAGGATATCGAGGAGTATATCGCTACCGACGGTTATCAGGCACTGTATAAGGCACTGACCTCCATGACTCCCGATGAGGTAGTTAAGGAAGTTCTCGATTCCGGTATCAGAGGACGCGGCGGTGCAGGCTTCCCCACCGGCAGAAAGTGGATGTTCACAAAGGACGCTCCCGGCGATGTTAAGTACGTTGCTTGTAACGCAGACGAGGGCGACCCCGGCGCATTCATGGACAGATCTATCCTCGAGGGTGACCCCCACGCTGTTATCGAGGCTATGACAATAGCTTCCTACGCTGTAGGCGCTCACCAGGGTTATGTATACGTAAGAGCTGAGTATCCTGTTGCTGTTAACAGACTCCAGATCGCTCTGGATCAGGCAAGAGAGTACGGTCTGCTTGGCAAGGACATCCTGGGCACAGGTCACGATTTCGATATCGAGATCAGACTGGGTGCAGGTGCGTTCGTATGCGGCGAAGAGACTGCTCTGCTGACCTCTATCGAGGGTAACAGAGGTGAGCCTCGTCCGAGACCTCCTTTCCCTGCTGTTAAGGGTCTGTTCGGCAAGCCTACTCTGCTGAACAACGTTGAGACATACGCTAACATTGCACAGATCATCAGAAAGGGTGCTGCTTGGTACTCTGCTATGGGTACTGAGAAGTCCAAGGGTACTAAGGTATTCGCTCTGGGCGGCAAGATCACTAACGTTGGTCTGGTTGAGATACCCATGGGTACTACTCTCCGTGAGATCATCGAAGAGATCGGCGGCGGTATCCCTGATGGCAAGGCATTCAAGGCTGCGCAGACAGGTGGTCCTTCAGGCGGATGTATCCCTGCACAGCATATAGATACTCCTATCGACTACGAGAGCCTCGCTGCTCTGGGCTCCATGATGGGTTCAGGCGGACTTATCGTTATGGACGAGGACAACTGTATGGTCGATGTATCCAAGTTCTACCTCAACTTCACTGTTGATGAGAGCTGCGGTAAGTGTACTCCCTGCCGTGTTGGTACAAGAAAGCTCCTCCAGCTGCTGGAGAAGATCACTGACGGCAAGGGCGAGATGGAGGATCTGGAGAAGATCCAGGATCTGGCTACACACATGAAGTCTTCTTCACTGTGCGCACTGGGTCAGTCTGCTCCTAACCCTGTACTCTCCACACTTCAGTATTTCGGCGACGAGTATCTTGCTCACATCAAGGACAAGAAATGTCCTGCAGGCGTCTGCAAGAACCTGCTCCAGTATGAGATCATCGCCGACAAGTGCAAGGGCTGTACGCTCTGCGCTAGAAATTGTCCCGCAAACGCTATTACAGGTACTGTCAAGAATCCTCACGTTATCGATACAACCAAGTGTATCAAGTGCGGTGTCTGCATGAACAACTGTAAGTTCGGCGCTATCATCAAGAAGTAA
- a CDS encoding NADH-dependent [FeFe] hydrogenase, group A6, producing MEMIHLKINGIPVEVPAGSTVLEAAKAANVDIPTLCYLKDVNCIGACRICVVEITGARGLVAACTHPAAEGMEVFTNTPKVRKSRKTTLELLLSNHKKKCLSCVRANNCELQKLSIAYGADEDRFMPEEMNKPIDDSTPFLVRDNNKCIQCMRCVAACKNVQSVSVIGNIRRGFNVHVGSAFDMPLASTACVGCGQCIVSCPVGALTEKSSEKKVWDAIADPEKKVVFFTAPSIRATLGEEFGNPVGTNVEGKMVAAIRRLGDVNIFNMDVTADLTIMEEANELIERIQNKGTLPMFTSCCPGWVKFCEHFYPDFLPHLSSCKSPQQMFGALLKSYYCQKNGIDPKNLFVVSVIPCTAKKFEVTREEQRNGDYDDVDVALTTRELGRMIREAGIDFNALPDEKFDDPFEIASGAGAIFGATGGVMEAALRTAAVKLDGKCEPLEFHDVRGTKGLKEATYTVGGVTVKVAVASGLANAREIIDGILSGERDYQFVEIMACPGGCINGGGQPVQSDAVRNFVDLKAIRAKALYDADSSMKLRMSHESPVCDMLYKDFFEAPGAHNAHKYLHTTYVKRGKYQD from the coding sequence ATGGAAATGATTCATCTTAAAATAAACGGCATACCTGTTGAAGTTCCCGCAGGTTCTACCGTTCTCGAAGCTGCTAAGGCTGCTAATGTTGATATACCTACACTCTGCTACCTGAAGGACGTTAACTGCATCGGCGCTTGCCGTATCTGTGTAGTTGAGATCACAGGCGCAAGAGGTCTTGTTGCTGCTTGTACACATCCTGCAGCAGAAGGCATGGAGGTATTCACAAATACTCCTAAGGTAAGAAAGTCCAGAAAGACTACTCTGGAACTTCTCCTTTCCAACCACAAGAAGAAGTGTCTCTCCTGCGTAAGAGCTAACAACTGCGAGCTGCAGAAGCTCAGCATTGCTTACGGCGCAGATGAGGACAGATTCATGCCCGAGGAAATGAACAAGCCTATCGATGACTCCACTCCTTTCCTCGTAAGAGATAACAACAAGTGCATCCAGTGTATGAGATGCGTTGCTGCTTGTAAGAATGTACAGAGTGTTTCTGTTATCGGCAACATCAGAAGAGGTTTCAACGTTCACGTTGGTTCCGCATTCGATATGCCTCTGGCATCTACCGCTTGCGTAGGCTGCGGTCAGTGTATCGTATCCTGCCCTGTTGGCGCTCTTACCGAGAAGAGCAGCGAAAAGAAGGTTTGGGACGCTATCGCAGATCCCGAGAAGAAGGTCGTATTCTTCACCGCTCCTTCTATCAGAGCTACTCTGGGCGAAGAGTTCGGCAACCCTGTTGGTACTAACGTTGAGGGCAAGATGGTCGCTGCTATCAGAAGACTGGGCGACGTTAACATCTTCAACATGGACGTTACTGCCGACCTGACGATCATGGAAGAAGCTAACGAGCTGATCGAGAGGATTCAGAACAAGGGCACTCTGCCTATGTTCACCTCTTGCTGCCCCGGTTGGGTAAAGTTCTGTGAGCACTTCTATCCTGATTTCCTGCCTCATCTGTCGAGCTGCAAGTCTCCTCAGCAGATGTTCGGCGCACTGCTCAAGAGCTACTACTGCCAGAAGAACGGCATCGATCCCAAGAACCTGTTCGTAGTCAGCGTTATCCCTTGTACTGCTAAGAAGTTCGAGGTAACAAGAGAAGAGCAGAGAAACGGCGATTATGATGACGTTGATGTTGCACTCACAACCCGTGAGCTGGGCAGAATGATCAGAGAAGCTGGTATCGACTTCAATGCTCTGCCTGACGAGAAGTTCGACGATCCTTTCGAGATCGCTTCCGGTGCAGGCGCTATCTTCGGCGCAACAGGCGGCGTTATGGAGGCTGCTCTCAGAACCGCAGCTGTTAAGCTGGACGGCAAGTGCGAGCCTCTGGAGTTCCACGATGTAAGAGGTACAAAGGGTCTGAAGGAAGCTACCTACACAGTAGGCGGCGTTACCGTAAAGGTAGCAGTTGCTTCCGGTCTTGCTAACGCAAGAGAGATCATCGACGGCATACTCTCCGGCGAGAGAGATTACCAGTTCGTTGAGATCATGGCTTGTCCCGGCGGTTGTATCAACGGCGGCGGTCAGCCTGTTCAGAGCGACGCAGTTAGAAACTTCGTTGACCTCAAGGCTATCAGAGCTAAGGCTCTGTACGATGCAGACAGCAGCATGAAGCTGAGAATGTCTCACGAGAGCCCTGTTTGCGATATGCTGTACAAGGACTTCTTTGAAGCTCCCGGCGCTCACAACGCTCACAAGTATCTGCATACTACCTACGTTAAGAGAGGCAAGTATCAGGACTAA
- a CDS encoding DUF4363 family protein: MKRLLISLTLLTSILAAGILSAAYIRNANTRIQSLCAEIREQALADADPSAAVSELRTCWQEHCKILSFLENFNSVSAISAEMSRLPALATAAPADLVEQIDFISEQCRLLSRRHLPSLRSLL, translated from the coding sequence ATGAAACGACTTCTGATAAGCCTGACCCTGCTGACCTCTATCCTCGCCGCAGGTATCCTGTCCGCCGCATACATCAGAAATGCTAACACCCGAATTCAGAGCCTTTGCGCCGAGATAAGAGAACAAGCACTCGCCGATGCAGACCCGTCAGCCGCTGTATCCGAGCTTCGCACCTGCTGGCAGGAACACTGCAAGATACTCTCATTTCTCGAAAACTTCAACAGCGTATCAGCAATATCCGCCGAAATGAGCCGACTGCCCGCTCTTGCCACAGCCGCACCTGCCGACCTTGTGGAACAGATAGATTTCATCTCCGAACAATGCCGTCTTCTATCCCGACGCCATCTTCCGAGCCTGCGTTCTTTGCTGTAA
- a CDS encoding DUF421 domain-containing protein — protein MGKRQIGDLQPSELVITMLLSNIVTLTVEDISIPMIMGIVPVFTLVSIDVLVSYLSLRSRRIRRTVSGSSKLIISDGKIDQKVMRELRFTTDDLMASLRAQQIFDLADVQFAVAETTGTISICPKKSSVPPTAKDLGMTPENTNPPVMLISDGEVSTAALRFLGLDMEWLNKVVKADGASITDIFIMTAESPSKYTIIKKEKNQ, from the coding sequence ATGGGAAAGCGCCAGATAGGCGATCTTCAGCCCTCGGAACTTGTGATAACAATGCTTCTTTCCAACATCGTGACCCTCACCGTCGAAGATATCAGCATACCCATGATAATGGGCATCGTTCCCGTCTTCACACTCGTCAGCATAGATGTCTTAGTGTCATATCTTTCGCTGAGGTCGCGGCGTATCCGCCGTACTGTCAGCGGTTCATCAAAACTGATAATATCCGACGGCAAGATCGACCAGAAAGTGATGCGTGAACTTCGCTTCACCACCGATGATCTCATGGCATCGTTACGCGCACAGCAGATTTTCGACCTCGCCGATGTCCAGTTCGCAGTAGCCGAAACAACAGGTACTATCTCCATCTGCCCGAAGAAGTCTTCCGTACCGCCCACTGCCAAGGACTTAGGCATGACTCCCGAAAACACAAACCCACCCGTCATGCTGATAAGCGACGGTGAAGTTTCCACCGCCGCCCTGAGATTTTTAGGTCTTGATATGGAATGGCTGAACAAAGTTGTCAAAGCCGATGGCGCATCGATCACCGATATCTTCATAATGACCGCCGAAAGCCCATCAAAATATACTATTATAAAAAAGGAGAAAAATCAATGA
- the recQ gene encoding DNA helicase RecQ, with amino-acid sequence MTDFSDKYSVLRDFFGHTDFREGQLPLIDALLSGRDAVGIMPTGAGKSMCYQIPALMLDGITLVISPLISLMKDQVNSLIQSGVRAAYLNSSLTTQQYNTAIANASRGMYKLIYVAPERLCTPSFLGLARNVKISLVAVDEAHCVSQWGQDFRPHYLRISEFLEQLPYRPTVGAFTATATDQVRSDIVRMLGLNDPVSVTTGFDRENLYFGVKHAKDKYAAAKKIVLENKGSCGIIYCATRKAVDEVSEKLTADGIACTRYHAGLSAEERKKNQDDFIYDRVNLIAATNAFGMGIDKSNVSFVIHYNMPKNLENYYQEAGRAGRDGSEAKCILLYGARDIVTNKFLIENSRDNSELDDEAQELVKKRDLQKLRQMTDYCNTGRCLRQFILDYFGEKRQCSCGNCSNCLGETELTDITVDAQKILSCVYRLHQRNMHFGAVVVSAVLKGSANSKIKQFGLDTLSTYSIMKDVSTAQIRSEIQYLQAEGYLTEGEHSTLVLTRRSAEVLMQNKKVSMRLPKHSKDEPAVIKKKERGVTAFDRELFERLRELRAKLAAEISVPAYIVFGDSALREMCVRMPVTQSDFLEVPGVGKVKQERYGMYFTAEINKYLREHPERKNMQSDTAESGSLADMIKNGAEGLQGMDEELSLPQMCDEILTQLGLSADKKPVSEAIKSWLINENYLTEKVENGQKRLAATILSEEAGIIEREKISSLNRTYKTVLFPRTAQEFVYDNLNEIL; translated from the coding sequence ATGACCGATTTTTCGGATAAATACAGCGTATTGCGCGATTTCTTCGGGCATACGGATTTTCGTGAGGGACAGCTACCTCTTATCGATGCGCTTCTCAGCGGACGCGATGCTGTGGGCATAATGCCTACTGGTGCGGGAAAATCCATGTGCTATCAGATACCTGCGCTGATGCTTGATGGCATAACGCTTGTCATATCGCCGCTGATATCGCTGATGAAAGATCAGGTCAACAGCCTTATACAGTCGGGCGTGAGGGCGGCTTATCTTAATTCTTCCCTTACGACACAGCAGTACAACACCGCAATAGCCAATGCTTCGCGGGGAATGTACAAGCTGATATATGTTGCACCCGAAAGGCTTTGTACGCCATCTTTTCTGGGACTTGCAAGGAATGTGAAGATATCGCTGGTAGCTGTGGACGAAGCACACTGCGTATCTCAGTGGGGACAGGATTTCCGACCACATTATCTGAGGATATCCGAGTTTCTTGAACAGCTTCCTTATCGTCCTACGGTTGGCGCATTCACGGCAACGGCGACAGACCAGGTAAGGTCGGATATCGTGCGTATGCTGGGACTTAACGACCCTGTATCGGTGACCACGGGATTTGACCGTGAGAACCTCTATTTCGGAGTGAAACACGCTAAGGACAAGTATGCTGCCGCTAAGAAGATAGTTCTGGAAAACAAGGGCAGCTGCGGGATAATCTACTGTGCCACCAGAAAAGCGGTGGACGAGGTCAGCGAAAAGCTGACTGCTGACGGCATCGCCTGCACGAGGTATCATGCGGGGCTTTCGGCAGAGGAAAGAAAAAAGAATCAGGACGATTTCATATATGACCGTGTGAACCTTATCGCGGCGACCAATGCTTTCGGCATGGGCATAGATAAATCCAATGTCAGCTTTGTCATCCATTATAATATGCCCAAAAATCTTGAAAATTATTATCAGGAAGCGGGCCGTGCAGGCCGTGACGGAAGTGAGGCAAAATGCATACTTCTGTATGGGGCGCGGGATATAGTTACCAATAAATTCCTTATTGAAAATTCGCGGGATAATTCGGAACTGGACGATGAGGCGCAGGAACTTGTCAAAAAGCGTGATCTGCAAAAGCTTCGTCAGATGACGGATTACTGCAACACAGGCAGATGTCTTAGGCAGTTCATACTGGATTATTTCGGCGAAAAGCGCCAATGCAGCTGCGGAAACTGCTCGAACTGTCTTGGAGAGACAGAACTTACTGATATAACCGTTGATGCGCAGAAGATACTTTCCTGCGTATACAGACTGCATCAGAGGAATATGCATTTCGGTGCGGTGGTGGTATCCGCTGTGCTGAAAGGTTCTGCAAATTCAAAGATAAAGCAGTTCGGACTGGATACCCTTTCCACCTATTCGATAATGAAAGATGTATCCACAGCGCAGATACGCTCCGAGATACAGTATTTACAGGCTGAGGGCTATCTTACCGAGGGCGAGCACAGCACGCTTGTGCTGACACGGAGGTCTGCTGAGGTGCTGATGCAGAATAAAAAGGTAAGTATGCGTCTGCCGAAGCACAGCAAGGACGAACCTGCTGTTATCAAAAAGAAAGAGCGCGGCGTTACCGCTTTTGACAGAGAACTGTTCGAGCGTTTGCGTGAACTTCGTGCGAAGCTGGCGGCAGAGATATCGGTGCCAGCCTACATAGTTTTCGGAGATTCTGCACTGCGTGAGATGTGCGTGCGTATGCCTGTGACACAGAGCGATTTTCTGGAAGTGCCCGGCGTGGGCAAGGTAAAGCAGGAGAGGTATGGTATGTACTTCACGGCGGAGATAAACAAGTATCTCCGTGAACACCCCGAAAGGAAAAATATGCAGTCGGATACTGCCGAAAGCGGAAGTCTGGCTGATATGATAAAGAACGGCGCGGAGGGTCTGCAAGGTATGGACGAAGAGCTTTCTCTTCCGCAGATGTGTGACGAGATACTCACTCAGCTGGGACTCAGCGCCGACAAGAAGCCTGTCAGCGAGGCTATAAAAAGTTGGCTCATAAACGAGAACTACCTCACTGAAAAGGTGGAGAACGGTCAGAAACGACTGGCGGCTACCATACTTTCGGAGGAGGCAGGGATAATCGAGAGGGAAAAGATATCATCTCTCAACAGGACTTACAAGACCGTTCTTTTCCCGAGAACGGCACAGGAATTCGTTTATGATAATCTTAATGAGATATTGTAG
- the proB gene encoding glutamate 5-kinase — protein MSYLKDKKRVVVKVGTSTLTHRTGRLNIRRVEGLVKNLADLQNAGHEIILVSSGAIGLGMSKIGLVERPKDTPTKQACAAVGQCELMYLYDKLFAEYSINVAQLLLTKFVLLEDRRQNVQNALERVIQLGAIPIVNENDTVAIDELELEVGENDSLAATVAKIANADLLIIMSDIDGLYDADPRLDPDAKLIPVVEELTDDIRKLAGGAGTKMGTGGMITKINAAEIAVNNGIDMIILNGKNPDNLYYLFETGSLGTRFKAKGSLAEKKEPAIDESSDSDIVEDQ, from the coding sequence ATGTCATATTTAAAAGATAAGAAGAGAGTTGTGGTAAAGGTCGGTACATCTACCCTTACCCACCGCACGGGCAGACTTAATATAAGGCGCGTTGAGGGACTGGTAAAGAATCTGGCAGACCTGCAGAATGCGGGTCACGAGATAATACTTGTATCAAGCGGCGCTATCGGTCTGGGTATGTCAAAGATAGGTCTGGTGGAACGACCAAAGGATACCCCCACAAAGCAGGCGTGTGCGGCTGTGGGTCAGTGTGAGCTTATGTACCTTTATGACAAGCTTTTTGCGGAATACAGCATAAATGTGGCACAGCTTCTGCTGACAAAGTTCGTGCTGTTAGAGGACAGAAGACAGAACGTTCAGAACGCTCTGGAAAGAGTTATACAGCTTGGTGCTATACCGATAGTCAACGAGAATGACACTGTTGCCATCGATGAGCTGGAGCTTGAAGTTGGCGAGAACGATTCGCTGGCGGCTACCGTGGCTAAGATAGCAAATGCCGATCTGCTGATAATAATGTCAGATATCGACGGACTTTACGACGCCGATCCCCGTCTTGACCCCGATGCCAAGCTGATACCCGTAGTTGAAGAACTTACCGACGATATCAGGAAACTTGCAGGCGGTGCAGGCACCAAGATGGGTACAGGCGGTATGATAACCAAGATAAACGCCGCCGAGATAGCTGTCAATAATGGCATCGATATGATAATACTCAACGGCAAGAACCCCGATAATCTGTACTACCTGTTCGAGACAGGAAGTCTGGGCACAAGGTTCAAGGCTAAGGGTTCACTTGCCGAAAAGAAAGAGCCTGCTATCGACGAGAGCAGTGACAGCGATATAGTTGAAGATCAGTGA